The Osmia bicornis bicornis chromosome 12, iOsmBic2.1, whole genome shotgun sequence genome contains the following window.
CCTGTTCCTGTTCCTCTCCCTTCCTCTTCTCCTTTACCAGCGCCGCAGTGACCGCTGGCGACGCCTCGGCAATAGCTTGGAGGatcatctttctctttctctccacGCGCCCTGTAGTGGGGGACGGCAGGGTGGTAGGTCCATCCCCCATCCTCTTGTTTTGTGTCGACCCGGGCGATAGAGTTTTCGCCCGGGTGCTCCTCCTTACTACAGGGCGCTCCTCCGGTGTTCTTGTGGTGACCGCGTCGTTCACCGTCGCGGAGCCCGTGGAAGGTGATGGGCTCCTCCTCATTCTTGCCTGCAGCCTTGTTCTGGGGGGGGTCCGAGGGGGCTCCGTGGTTGCCCTGGCAGCCCGCGCCCTGGTCGTCGGCGCGGACTCCAGGAGCACCGTATCCTCCTGTATCCTTTTCTTGCTCCCCCTCGGCGAGGTTCCCCCCCCGCTCCTCCTTGTAGCGACGGTGATGACGGCCACTGGTTTACTGTATACCGAGGTCGTCGTCAGGGTCAGCGTTCCCGCCGTCGCGAAGGTACACGTCGCCACCACTGGCCTGGTGGGGGGCGCTTGGGCTGTAGTTGCGCCCCCGACCTCTTCTTCTCCTGACACGGGCGGGAGGGAGGTAGCCCGTGTCATTCTCCTCGTCGTCATAGTTGTGGTGGTGGTCGACGTGCCCCTGGTGACCTCTGCGTAAGTGACGGCGGGAGTCACCTTCCTGGTCACGGTGGCAGGTCGTCGGGGCGGGCCAGGTTGAGGAGGCTCCGTCGTGGCCCGGGTATTCCTTCTCTTCAATCCCGGGCTCTTCTCCTTCTCCGTTTGTGGGGGGGTTAAGGTGGAGGGTACCCCCCCGCTTGGCCTCCTCATTGACACTGGCCCGCCGCTGGTCCTTTTAGCGGCGCTGGTCCCCGCTGTTGTGCTGGTGAGATCGATGGTCGGCGGGGTGGCGGGACTCCCCGTGGATGGAGGTCGTCCATCGGCGGGGCTGGACGGCGTCCCGCTCTTCCTCGTTGTCGATGTCGCTGCCGTTTTCTTGATAGCCCAGCCCGTCAATAAATTCCTCCCCGTCACCGTAGAAGTGATGACCGGTTTCCTCTTCGGCGCGTTGCTTGGTTTTGCAGCCACCGTGGTCCGGGTGTTGGTTAGGGTAGATTTTTTGGCGCGCGTAAGCGCGCCCCCACGCGTGGTAGGTACCGCCGCTTCCAAAGGGGACGGAGAGGGCCTCTGCGTCGTCTCGGGCAGAGCCACGTCAATAGAGGGTCGCTCCTCGGCTAGATCCCCCCCAGCCGAAGGTGCACCGCCACTAACCCTTCCCGCAGGGGCAGATGTCCGTGCCCCAGCGGCACGAGGCACTGCATTATTTGCATGGGAGTCCGCGTGATGCTTCCTCACCTTCTTCAGCGCGTACGCACTGTCGTCGGTGAAGAAGCATACACCGCAGACCCACCTTCTGCTGCGCCATGATGGTGGAGGCGCAGGTGTTGCCTAAGTCCTCGTGCCGCTGGTACACGGCCACCTTCATTCGGATGGGGTGCCCCTTCATTGCAGAAGGGGCACGGGAAGGTTTCAGGAGGGGGGAAGGTAATAATACTTCGTTGCCCCGGGCGGTGCACTCGGCTGAGGGTTCGTCGtgtattcataattaaatagataatagaaaaataaatgataagaTAAAATTGTAGAATAGTCAATAAATAAGACAGCAAATACTGATATAACTACAGGACTCCCCAGtcaataattaaaacttaaagctaatgaaataaatagataaaataaaataaatgggaaagaaagaaaaacaaaataaatagatataataaaataaataaaataaatccgTAGGGACAACGAGAGAGTATACCTATGTCTAGGTATACAAGTCGCGAgagtaaaagaaagaaataataaatcagataataaataaaatagaaagaaaataaaataaaataaataaataatgtaaaataagaaCCTTAATCTAGTGACTAGATTAGattaagaataaaagaaacaaaaacgAACGGACGGAAAGACGACCGTGCGAATCGCTCTCCGCGACAATTTGCAGATTAAATCTGCAAATTACCGCACACAGGGGACTGAGCTGTTAATATCGAGTTACACAAGTTGTAAAAGGACCCGTGTAcctcgataatttatcgaaaaAAGCTAATTAAACTAATGCAAATCGAAAAATTTCTAGCTGAATAGCTAGAATAATAGGATAACGTCTACCCGTAACGGTCTAAATGTCTATATTTAGCCTATACGGGAGCACAAAAACTAGAGCAAAAAGTGGATTTCAGCAAGTCGGTTAGTGGGACAAACAGCTGTTATCGGTTTAAACGACCAGCGTTCTCACGGATAACAGCTAAATATAGAACCAAAACAAAGCAAACGCGAGCAAAGCCGCACCGGAATCGGATACGGCGCGAAAGGAGTCGACAGCGCTTTGCCTGCTCCAGGTGGCACCACTCTACAGTACGCTACACTACAGAAAAACCACCACCAGACTCCCAAGCTCCACTTACCGCGCAGTTCAGTCGCCGCTGTGCTGAGCGAGTCGCACTGCCGTTGGAAAAGCCAATACACGAACGCGATCgcggataaaaaataaaaaatagaaaaaagacTAGACAGTAGAAAAGAGGAGTCAGAATATTTTAGAGAAGAATGCAATGTATGTTTCAGATAGCAAATGTGGGCCGCGTCCTGCGGCACTGCAAGGCAGGTACGACCCGTGTCGGAGTCGGAGCAAGCCCCGGAGTCCGACCAATTCCAAAAATAAGGTTAATATTCTGACTCCCCGATGGGGAGTGTATCAGATATTAAGCTGATAAGAACAGATAAAGCGCTTTATTTTCAATACATGTTTCCTCAGGGACTTGTCCCTGAGGTGATACATTGTTTTTCCCAGGTTATGGGCCTGGCCCTTTATATTAGTAGGACAATCTTAAATGCAGCGGGGACATTTTCCCGTTACATGTGTCGCAGATTCTCAATAGATATGTCGTCAATAGAATAGTAGAAGGAAGGGGCTAATACCCCTAGCATGGGTCTTCCTTCTGATCTCGACAGCCCAGTAATACGCGCTAGAAATagatttcattataaaaatatggatatataaattaatcacagatatattacattattgcGAGGAAAAGAAAGTCCAGTATAGAAATAGAGTAGAATTCAAAAGAAGAGTAAGTGTAAGGAGCACCGAtgcatatttaatattatacgtGAGGAGAATTATCCTTCAGTAGAGCAATAGGTAAGTAGTAATAAGGTAATAGATGTGCATACGAGAAACGATAGAAGatagaatgaaatataaaatagataaaatagaATGAAGTACGATGAACCAAGAGAAATAGAACTGAGTTGAACATGCTGAATATGTATTGTAGCGTCGAAACTCAAACCGTTTGCCTGAGTTTCGTGattcatgaaaataaaataaggaatTATAGCAGATGAATTAACGCAAAAAAACAACACAATATTTGGGGTTGGACCCCGAGGTAAAAAAGACCTTGCGGCCAAAAAAACCTCGATAaactgtttatttttcaatacaaATGTATATAGATGTGATGTGTGTATGATGCATGTATGTGTGTGTCCGTTTTTGCTGATTGTTCTGAACGTAATCAGTCCGGATCATATATGATCgcttattaaattgtatggaGACGCGGAGTCTCCATAGGCTGGACCGACGTGCGGCagctaattattattaatgacGATATGTAATCGTCATGGGCTGGACCGATAGACGGCAGCTTTTTATTATGGATGACGATATGGAATCGTCATGGGCTAAACCGATAAACGGCAGCttttattgttgaatatttaaattggaATGGTGTGTTTTTGATCACGTACCTTGGTGTGTGGAGTAGCCTGCGTGTTTTTACGATAATCTTTAAAATCAATACAAAATGGCCAAAAAAAATGCACTGTTCGCTCGATACTGGTTTCCAAAGAACTGAACGAGGCCCGCCAGCGTCTCACTTGATTTTGCTGGGCCTCCTACCCCTACTCACACCACGTCGGCGACGCATAACGAAGTTAATTTTTCCCTTGACGCGCATTCGTCTGAAGGGTGCTGGCCGACGGCTGAACTGACCGTGCAATATTCAAAAAATACCTTGGATCCATTTCGATCCAACATGCTCCCCCCGTTGCGAGAAGAGCGAGTGAAAATTTAGCGTTTATGTGTATGTACAGGTGTTTGTGCGTAACATGTACAATCAAGCTACATCGGGTAACGGACATAACTGCGTGATGTTTCTTTTAAATGTTCCTTGTGCAGTCTTTATGGTAGCGACTCGAATGTTTCCGTCGTTTCCAGTATGAACTTCAAGGACCACTCCCAGTTGCCACCTCATGCAGGGTTGCCTTTTGTCGATGATAAGGACAACGGTTCCGAGTTTAAGATTGTCATTAACTCCGAACCATTTTTGTCTCCTTTGCAGCTCTCCCAAATACTCCAGTTGCCATCTTTTCCAGAAATCCTGACGAGCCTTCGACAAGAAATCTCCATGTCGTAAGACGATTACTCGGAACTGATGACAGATCCTCTTCGGGCAGTGCGGTAAGCGGGCGTCCTACTAAAAGATGCGCCGGTGTCAGTGCGACAGGATCATTGGGATCAGTGCTGATCGAGCACAAAGGACGAGAATTCAAAATCGCCTCGATTTCGATAGCCAGCGTATTAAGTTCTTCGAAAGTTAGAAGCTGTCCCCATACGACGCGCTTGAAGTGATGCTTGAAGGATTTCACTGCGGCTTCCCAAATACCGCCAAAATGCGGAGACAGAGGTGGATTGAAGTGCCATTCAATGTTTTT
Protein-coding sequences here:
- the LOC114881719 gene encoding uncharacterized protein LOC114881719 codes for the protein MGNLPRSRVERAPAFDHTGVDFFGPIFIKEKKYRNRAQVKSYGCVFICMATKAVHIEIAQAIKPSRVYVLFGSEQFQEGVNNFSIRKNIEWHFNPPLSPHFGGIWEAAVKSFKHHFKRVVWGQLLTFEELNTLAIEIEAILNSRPLCSISTDPNDPVALTPAHLLARQDFWKRWQLEYLGELQRRQKWFGVNDNLKLGTVVLIIDKRQPCMRWQLGVVLEVHTGNDGNIRVATIKTAQGTFKRNITQLCPLPDVA